One genomic window of Candidatus Kuenenia stuttgartiensis includes the following:
- a CDS encoding SIR2 family protein, translating to MTYAIELNSFNKLRNELGDSFVIFCGCGISLLGNGIEKNFLPSVSDFSKHFFYNLKLFLELEDAEKSPSYYDRLLAKYSYELAEGVYVSLRINTKFEDLLYRIQVSFISKDVGSPDSSINAFEQPSKEKPSVIDSLIRAVFKCKEKQFNSNHSAISFLLEKKKASAVITTNFDNAIELCNNSIRLLIHSQPLNNLENEPYILKLHGDVFQGKIKATSPALIKGKYLEEYNYIEKLLNNKVVLVVGYSGYGDIDISPHLRNLNNTCAKLIWVVKKGERPPDFTKYWIRTNLTSEDTKDNWLLKLGAEYGWKRSTNSQNPEWEKNFKDWFSEISLENLRNSTYIMFDKGPGVIAGWPSLHIQYIRELSYNSSKNTITKLTPLLYWDIANALLSVSAYCSAMQYLEKINVNDNLNNESSKITCLKGFTYWRLGKLDDAIKTLEPIVLDPPLLLDRRELAIITRLYLEIARDIIRSNTPHCKRLKKEHVIEKQTNFEKIFSDFSRLSSESAEYDSFEDGFLSEIIILDIERLQGKKIAVNKIQEVYKQACYCQSWNAADAAARVLISVDFFSGIKALINTNRTYIRQRHYKRIRKGIAAFFYKCFKRPYILDLLDGSAGAKLGVCIRELRCKRKLRQWEHFYKEKKIICAADGFVKTIYCCFVDALLCLIKKIKKYLNHE from the coding sequence TTGACATATGCAATAGAATTAAACTCATTCAATAAACTAAGAAATGAGCTTGGTGATTCTTTTGTCATTTTTTGTGGTTGCGGAATTTCTTTGTTAGGAAATGGGATTGAAAAAAATTTTCTACCATCAGTTTCTGACTTTTCAAAGCACTTCTTTTATAATTTAAAACTATTTTTAGAATTAGAAGATGCAGAAAAATCACCTTCATACTATGATAGATTGTTAGCCAAGTACTCGTATGAATTAGCGGAAGGAGTATATGTTTCTCTTCGTATAAATACTAAATTCGAAGATCTTTTATATCGTATTCAAGTTTCCTTTATTTCAAAAGACGTTGGTTCTCCAGATTCCTCTATTAATGCGTTTGAACAACCATCGAAAGAAAAGCCAAGTGTTATTGATTCTTTAATAAGAGCTGTATTTAAATGCAAAGAAAAACAATTTAACTCAAACCATTCGGCGATTAGCTTTCTACTTGAGAAAAAGAAGGCAAGCGCTGTTATTACAACTAATTTTGATAATGCCATTGAATTGTGTAACAATAGCATCCGATTATTAATTCATTCTCAACCATTAAATAATTTAGAAAACGAACCATACATACTTAAGCTTCATGGAGATGTTTTTCAGGGTAAGATCAAAGCAACTTCTCCTGCTTTAATAAAAGGAAAATATCTTGAAGAGTACAACTATATCGAAAAACTGCTTAATAATAAAGTAGTTCTTGTCGTCGGCTACAGTGGATATGGCGATATTGATATTTCGCCTCACTTAAGAAACTTAAATAATACTTGTGCGAAATTAATCTGGGTTGTAAAAAAAGGTGAGAGACCACCAGATTTCACTAAATATTGGATTAGAACTAATCTTACATCTGAAGATACAAAAGATAATTGGTTACTCAAATTAGGTGCTGAATATGGATGGAAACGTAGCACAAATTCCCAAAATCCTGAGTGGGAAAAAAACTTTAAAGATTGGTTCAGTGAAATTTCTTTAGAAAATCTTAGAAACTCTACTTATATTATGTTTGATAAAGGGCCAGGGGTTATTGCAGGATGGCCTTCCTTGCATATTCAATATATACGCGAATTATCCTATAATAGTAGTAAAAATACTATAACAAAACTTACGCCACTACTATATTGGGATATAGCAAATGCTCTTTTAAGTGTATCTGCCTATTGCTCTGCAATGCAATATTTAGAAAAAATTAACGTAAACGACAATCTTAACAATGAGTCCTCAAAAATCACTTGTCTAAAAGGCTTTACTTATTGGCGCCTTGGAAAATTGGACGATGCAATAAAAACTCTAGAACCAATTGTTCTTGATCCTCCATTGCTACTTGACAGAAGAGAATTGGCAATTATAACACGCCTTTATCTTGAGATAGCACGTGATATAATACGAAGCAATACTCCTCATTGCAAACGCTTGAAAAAAGAACACGTTATTGAGAAACAAACCAATTTTGAAAAAATATTTAGCGATTTCTCTCGCCTTAGTTCTGAATCTGCTGAATATGATTCCTTCGAAGATGGGTTTTTGAGTGAAATTATTATTTTAGACATTGAACGATTGCAAGGCAAAAAAATAGCTGTTAACAAAATACAAGAAGTCTATAAACAAGCATGTTATTGTCAAAGCTGGAACGCCGCTGATGCGGCAGCTCGTGTTCTAATTTCTGTTGATTTTTTTTCAGGTATAAAAGCACTTATAAATACTAACCGCACTTATATACGTCAACGCCACTATAAAAGAATTCGAAAGGGAATTGCTGCTTTTTTCTATAAATGTTTCAAGCGCCCTTACATTCTTGATCTTCTGGATGGTTCTGCCGGTGCGAAACTTGGTGTATGTATCC
- a CDS encoding ISAs1 family transposase: protein MNQHTTPIDNTHNELLHSITVRPVSQNDQANWDTLMRQHHYLGFRSLVGESIRYVAESQGQWLALIGWAAAALKCTVRDKWIGWPPFLKSQRLKLIANNSRFLILPQIHVPNLASRILSLNLKRLSQDWTKVYGHPIWLVETFVDPRFFKGVCYKAAGWIFLGHSTGFARSSQGYLLHNKPKMVFVRSLKAQVQKQLNNLNLTIQLRKETKPMKLSLKDAEFLDELLQQIPEHRMPRGVRHRKRSILAISICAIICNAWSFAAIAEWAKRCPQNMLKRLSCRYNTKTKRYEPPSEPTIRRFLQQVDAEAVDKVLSRWFQSVGDKSLPIAVDGKTLCGARQPDGKQVHLLAAFLHKQGIVLAQTQVDRKTNEIPMVPVLFDDLDIKDRVVTFDALHAQKETARYLVEDKKAEYIFTVKDNQKTIKQAI from the coding sequence ATGAACCAGCATACAACACCAATCGATAACACACACAACGAACTACTTCATTCAATTACCGTTCGTCCTGTTTCACAAAACGACCAGGCAAATTGGGACACACTGATGCGCCAGCATCATTACCTTGGATTTCGTTCTCTCGTAGGAGAATCAATTCGCTACGTAGCGGAATCACAGGGACAATGGCTTGCCTTGATCGGCTGGGCTGCCGCAGCATTAAAATGTACCGTTCGCGATAAGTGGATTGGATGGCCGCCATTTTTAAAATCGCAACGACTGAAACTCATAGCAAACAACTCACGTTTCCTGATCCTTCCTCAGATACACGTACCAAACCTTGCCTCCCGTATTCTTTCTCTTAACCTTAAGCGCTTATCACAAGACTGGACTAAGGTCTATGGGCATCCAATCTGGCTTGTGGAGACCTTTGTCGATCCTCGTTTTTTTAAAGGCGTCTGCTATAAGGCCGCAGGATGGATTTTTTTAGGACATTCAACCGGTTTTGCCAGATCATCACAAGGCTATCTTCTGCACAATAAGCCAAAGATGGTCTTTGTTCGCTCATTGAAAGCACAAGTCCAAAAACAACTTAACAACCTTAATCTTACCATACAATTAAGAAAGGAGACAAAGCCTATGAAATTATCTTTAAAAGATGCGGAATTTCTTGACGAATTATTGCAGCAAATCCCTGAACATCGCATGCCCAGAGGCGTTCGCCACAGGAAACGTTCTATCCTGGCAATTTCTATCTGTGCTATCATCTGCAATGCCTGGAGCTTTGCCGCCATTGCAGAGTGGGCAAAGCGTTGTCCGCAAAATATGCTAAAACGTCTCTCCTGCCGTTATAATACAAAAACGAAACGATACGAACCACCGAGTGAACCTACCATCAGGCGTTTCTTACAGCAGGTGGATGCAGAAGCAGTTGATAAAGTCCTCTCGCGTTGGTTTCAATCTGTAGGTGATAAAAGCCTGCCCATTGCGGTTGACGGGAAAACCCTTTGCGGTGCAAGACAGCCTGACGGCAAACAGGTACATTTGCTTGCCGCTTTTCTTCATAAACAGGGTATAGTTCTCGCACAAACTCAGGTAGACCGCAAAACAAACGAAATACCGATGGTTCCGGTATTGTTTGATGATTTAGACATAAAAGACCGTGTCGTTACTTTCGATGCCTTACATGCGCAAAAGGAAACCGCCCGTTATCTGGTAGAAGACAAAAAGGCAGAATATATATTCACGGTGAAAGATAATCAAAAAACCATAAAACAAGCCATCTAG
- a CDS encoding transposase produces MFTKVKTGKKTEEIVYGITSLTQQKASPKTILKFSRGHWSIENGLHYVRDTSFREDHSQIRTQNAPRAMASLKNLVVGLFHFLNVPNIAKTLRNFAARPFLALQMLRL; encoded by the coding sequence ATATTTACAAAAGTCAAGACCGGCAAAAAGACCGAGGAAATTGTTTACGGTATTACCAGCCTGACACAACAAAAAGCAAGTCCCAAAACCATTCTTAAGTTTTCCCGCGGACACTGGTCAATAGAAAATGGACTTCATTATGTGCGTGATACCTCCTTCCGTGAAGACCATTCTCAAATACGCACACAAAATGCCCCAAGGGCAATGGCTTCTTTGAAGAACCTTGTGGTTGGGCTGTTTCATTTTCTCAATGTACCAAATATTGCAAAGACGCTCAGAAATTTTGCGGCAAGACCTTTTCTTGCACTTCAAATGCTTCGCTTGTAA
- a CDS encoding carboxymuconolactone decarboxylase family protein: MAKEKLPKQFLQIKKRHEKYFDAVEELGKVVKQEGPLDEKTAQLIQLATAATERSEGAVHSHVRRALEAGVTPEEIYHTMILVTSTIGFPNVVAALSWADDIIQNKKG, translated from the coding sequence ATGGCAAAGGAAAAATTACCTAAACAGTTTCTTCAAATTAAAAAACGACATGAAAAATATTTCGATGCCGTTGAGGAGCTTGGCAAGGTTGTTAAACAGGAGGGTCCCCTGGACGAAAAGACTGCACAACTAATTCAACTTGCAACTGCTGCAACTGAACGCTCCGAGGGCGCTGTTCATAGTCATGTAAGAAGGGCACTTGAAGCAGGGGTAACACCGGAGGAGATATATCATACAATGATTCTCGTCACCAGTACCATTGGATTTCCGAACGTTGTTGCTGCATTAAGCTGGGCAGACGATATTATACAAAATAAAAAAGGATAA
- the icd gene encoding isocitrate dehydrogenase (NADP(+)), which produces MVTKTQKLSKEGSAITKEKTHLVVPNDPIIPFISGDGTGPDIWNASVRVFDAAVSIAYKNKKRVHWLEVLAGEKTFNECGEWLPGETLKAIKKYKVAIKGPLTTPVGGGIRSLNVTLRQELDLYACVRPVRYFEGVPSPVKSPEKLNVIIFRENTEDVYAGIEYKKGSPDAKKLIAFIEKEFRVKIRKDSGIGIKPISVTGTKRLVRRAIQYAIDKKLCSVTLMHKGNIMKYTEGAFCEWGYEVAREEFSKSVITEEEVQKKYNGKAPKNKVVIKDRIADAMFQQVLLRPDEYSVIATPNLNGDYISDACAAQVGGLGMAPGANIGDNAAIFEATHGTAPKYAGKDIVNPGSVILSGVMMFEHLGWDKAAMLIITALEKTIRQKTVTYDLERQMDGAQLLKCSEFADRIIANMS; this is translated from the coding sequence TTGGTAACAAAAACACAAAAACTGTCAAAGGAAGGTAGCGCTATAACAAAAGAAAAAACTCATTTGGTTGTACCGAATGATCCTATTATTCCGTTTATCAGCGGAGACGGCACAGGCCCTGATATCTGGAACGCTTCGGTACGGGTGTTTGATGCGGCAGTAAGCATTGCCTATAAAAACAAAAAAAGGGTTCACTGGTTGGAAGTACTGGCAGGAGAAAAGACCTTTAACGAATGTGGTGAATGGTTGCCCGGAGAAACCTTAAAAGCAATAAAAAAATACAAGGTAGCAATCAAGGGGCCTCTTACGACACCCGTTGGAGGTGGAATCCGAAGCCTCAATGTCACACTTCGCCAGGAACTCGATTTATATGCCTGTGTCCGTCCTGTCCGCTATTTTGAAGGTGTTCCCAGTCCTGTTAAATCACCGGAAAAATTAAACGTCATCATTTTTCGTGAAAACACCGAGGATGTTTATGCGGGTATCGAATACAAAAAAGGGTCTCCCGATGCAAAAAAACTCATCGCCTTTATAGAAAAAGAGTTCCGGGTAAAAATCAGAAAAGATTCCGGCATTGGCATTAAGCCGATAAGTGTGACAGGCACAAAGAGGTTAGTAAGGCGTGCAATTCAGTATGCCATTGATAAAAAGCTATGCAGTGTAACCCTGATGCATAAAGGCAACATCATGAAGTACACTGAGGGCGCCTTTTGTGAATGGGGATATGAAGTCGCCAGAGAAGAATTCTCTAAATCGGTAATAACTGAAGAAGAAGTACAAAAAAAATATAACGGTAAAGCACCCAAAAACAAGGTAGTGATAAAAGATAGAATTGCAGATGCAATGTTCCAGCAAGTACTCCTTCGGCCAGATGAATATAGTGTTATTGCCACTCCGAATTTAAACGGCGATTATATCTCCGATGCCTGCGCGGCACAGGTTGGCGGATTAGGCATGGCGCCGGGCGCCAATATTGGCGATAATGCGGCAATCTTCGAAGCGACACATGGTACTGCGCCAAAATATGCCGGAAAGGATATTGTTAATCCAGGCTCAGTAATTTTATCAGGAGTTATGATGTTTGAACACCTTGGATGGGATAAAGCGGCAATGTTAATTATAACGGCATTAGAAAAAACCATTCGGCAAAAAACGGTAACCTATGATTTGGAACGGCAAATGGACGGCGCTCAATTGCTGAAATGTTCAGAGTTCGCAGACAGAATAATCGCTAACATGTCATGA
- a CDS encoding acyl carrier protein, with protein MNDEEIEKGVTSIVAEVTELDEKEIWEKRDANFFQDLEIDSLLALEILALIEKKFKVQIPEEKLVDITSLSATIGLTKSVLAESGK; from the coding sequence TTGAACGACGAAGAGATTGAAAAAGGTGTAACCTCAATAGTTGCAGAGGTTACAGAGCTGGATGAAAAAGAGATCTGGGAGAAAAGGGATGCGAATTTTTTTCAGGACCTTGAAATTGATTCTCTTCTGGCGCTTGAGATTTTAGCGCTTATAGAAAAAAAATTTAAAGTGCAAATTCCAGAAGAAAAACTTGTAGATATTACTTCTTTGAGCGCCACGATTGGTTTAACAAAATCGGTTTTGGCAGAGAGTGGGAAGTAA
- the fabZ gene encoding 3-hydroxyacyl-ACP dehydratase FabZ yields MILFEEIRSLLPQKYPFIFIDRAIEFEESKRIVCVKNISGNEPVFVGHFPDFAIMPGVLIIEAMAQASIILFRKSLPSRNDEDAVFLLASVNNARFTKPVVPGDQLTIEVIVEKIVSRGAIVQSVVKVQEKVVAKAALTFGIVEKSSLV; encoded by the coding sequence ATGATACTTTTTGAGGAAATACGATCTCTTCTTCCTCAAAAATATCCTTTCATATTTATTGATAGAGCGATTGAGTTTGAAGAAAGCAAGAGAATCGTATGCGTAAAAAACATTTCCGGTAATGAACCTGTCTTTGTAGGACATTTCCCTGATTTTGCCATAATGCCTGGTGTTTTAATCATTGAGGCGATGGCGCAAGCTTCAATAATCTTGTTCAGAAAGAGTCTTCCTTCCAGAAACGATGAAGATGCTGTTTTTTTATTGGCATCAGTCAATAATGCCAGATTTACAAAACCCGTCGTTCCCGGTGATCAGCTTACCATAGAAGTGATTGTTGAAAAGATTGTTTCAAGAGGTGCTATAGTTCAGTCTGTTGTGAAAGTTCAGGAAAAGGTCGTTGCTAAAGCAGCTTTGACTTTTGGTATTGTGGAAAAGAGTTCGTTGGTTTAA
- a CDS encoding beta-ketoacyl-[acyl-carrier-protein] synthase family protein gives MDKRVVITGVGMITPIGSGKDVFWNALTAGESGVSEVSCIDTSGYRVHKGCEVKNFNYSDYIKNGVLKEIGKGSQFAIAATKLALDDAKMDLSKIELERMGVSVGTTAGEIQILEKVNYIRHRDGEDKVAPDLFLMHPCNNIPANIAIEFGLKGPNTIIPTACAAGNYAIGYAYDLIRFGRVDVMVAGGSDPFSKVAFTGFARLGAIAPEICQPFDKNRKGMMVGEGAGMLVLESLESAEKRNANVYAEIIGYGLSCDAYHITIPHPDGEGVISAMIKALKSANLRPEDVQYISAHGTGTPANDKAETISIKKVFGEKPEHLAISSIKSMIGHTMGAASVIEAIACALAVQNDIIPPTINYVTPDPECDLDYVPNVMRKQEVNIALNNAHAFGGNNSCLVIKKFTN, from the coding sequence ATGGATAAACGAGTCGTTATAACTGGTGTTGGGATGATAACTCCCATTGGTTCGGGGAAAGATGTTTTTTGGAACGCCCTTACCGCCGGGGAATCGGGCGTATCTGAAGTGTCATGTATAGATACTTCAGGATACAGAGTACACAAAGGGTGCGAGGTCAAGAATTTTAATTATTCAGATTATATTAAAAATGGTGTCTTAAAAGAGATAGGCAAGGGTTCGCAATTTGCTATAGCGGCTACGAAACTTGCGTTAGATGATGCTAAAATGGATTTGTCTAAAATTGAATTGGAACGAATGGGGGTGTCTGTCGGGACAACTGCCGGTGAAATACAAATCTTAGAGAAAGTAAATTATATCAGACATAGAGACGGGGAGGACAAAGTAGCCCCTGATTTGTTTTTAATGCATCCCTGTAACAATATCCCTGCTAACATTGCAATTGAATTTGGTTTGAAAGGCCCCAATACGATAATACCCACTGCGTGTGCAGCGGGGAATTATGCTATTGGTTATGCTTACGATTTAATTAGATTTGGAAGAGTAGATGTTATGGTTGCGGGGGGTTCTGATCCTTTTTCGAAAGTGGCTTTTACCGGTTTTGCCCGTTTAGGTGCTATAGCGCCAGAAATTTGTCAGCCTTTTGATAAAAATAGAAAGGGCATGATGGTTGGTGAAGGTGCGGGAATGCTTGTTTTGGAGTCGCTGGAGTCTGCGGAGAAAAGAAACGCTAATGTTTATGCTGAGATTATTGGTTACGGTTTGAGTTGCGATGCTTACCATATTACCATACCACATCCGGATGGCGAAGGTGTTATTTCTGCAATGATAAAAGCATTAAAGAGCGCAAACCTCAGGCCTGAAGATGTTCAATACATAAGCGCTCATGGTACCGGCACTCCTGCAAATGATAAGGCGGAAACTATTTCAATAAAAAAGGTCTTTGGAGAAAAACCTGAACATCTGGCAATTAGTTCAATAAAATCGATGATAGGGCATACAATGGGTGCTGCCAGTGTTATAGAAGCAATTGCTTGCGCCTTAGCGGTGCAAAACGACATTATTCCTCCTACTATAAATTATGTTACGCCTGATCCTGAATGTGATTTGGATTATGTGCCCAATGTCATGAGAAAACAAGAGGTAAACATTGCGTTGAACAATGCTCATGCCTTTGGGGGCAATAACAGTTGTCTGGTAATAAAGAAATTTACCAATTAG
- a CDS encoding beta-ketoacyl-[acyl-carrier-protein] synthase family protein — protein sequence MGDTRIVITGISVISPLGETKEDFWQNLINGVSGIKPVTLFDVTHFNSKQAGEITDFDPKIYLGKKGIRHIDRTSLLVSSATCLAIKDANLENNTYNEDELGIVVGSTYGSIDSISSFDFQSLREGPNYVNPMDFPNTVINAPASRASIFCKATGLSTTISNGVTSSIDAIIYASDFLRMGRVKAVIAGGVYGLGHDIFWGAHSSKILAGSNSGTLEISAPFDKRRNGMVLGEASALVILETLEDALKRNANIYAEVRGYGTAFDPKMSTSKEYQTDGSIRAIRSALEDAKLTLHDISCISANAYSGVYGDAMEVRALKEVFGMRAKLIPVTAIKSMTGECLDASGALQTVAAVMSLNTHTIPPTINYKEPDPECDLGLVVERAATVPVKNVLINSSSRLGNSSSLIVSKFK from the coding sequence ATGGGCGATACGAGGATTGTAATTACAGGAATATCTGTCATCTCCCCTCTTGGAGAAACGAAAGAGGACTTTTGGCAAAATTTAATAAACGGGGTATCCGGGATTAAACCGGTAACGTTATTTGATGTAACTCATTTTAATAGTAAACAGGCAGGAGAGATCACGGATTTTGACCCTAAAATTTATTTGGGGAAGAAGGGTATTCGCCATATCGACAGAACGTCCCTTCTGGTATCTTCGGCTACGTGTCTGGCGATTAAGGATGCTAATCTTGAGAATAATACTTACAATGAAGATGAATTAGGCATCGTTGTAGGCTCTACTTATGGCAGTATTGACAGTATAAGTTCTTTTGATTTTCAATCACTTAGAGAGGGTCCAAACTATGTAAATCCGATGGACTTTCCTAATACGGTAATAAACGCACCTGCCAGCCGGGCGTCGATTTTTTGCAAGGCAACAGGTTTAAGTACAACAATTTCTAACGGGGTAACGAGCAGCATTGACGCTATTATATATGCATCTGATTTTCTGCGAATGGGAAGGGTAAAGGCGGTAATTGCAGGAGGAGTTTATGGATTAGGCCATGACATTTTTTGGGGAGCGCATAGTTCAAAAATCTTGGCGGGGAGTAATAGCGGTACCCTTGAAATTAGTGCGCCTTTTGATAAGAGACGTAATGGCATGGTCCTGGGAGAAGCCTCTGCGCTGGTTATACTCGAAACTTTAGAGGATGCGTTAAAGAGGAATGCAAATATTTACGCGGAAGTAAGGGGTTATGGAACAGCCTTTGATCCTAAGATGTCCACCAGTAAAGAATACCAGACAGACGGCAGCATAAGGGCTATCCGAAGCGCTTTAGAAGATGCAAAATTAACGCTTCATGATATTTCCTGCATATCTGCTAATGCATATTCCGGAGTATATGGCGATGCAATGGAGGTAAGGGCTTTAAAAGAAGTATTTGGTATGCGCGCGAAACTTATTCCAGTGACTGCTATCAAATCAATGACAGGTGAATGTCTTGACGCATCAGGGGCTTTACAGACAGTGGCGGCGGTGATGTCTCTTAACACGCATACTATTCCTCCGACAATTAATTATAAGGAACCTGATCCGGAATGCGACCTAGGTTTGGTTGTTGAAAGAGCGGCGACTGTTCCGGTAAAAAATGTCCTTATAAATTCATCCTCACGTTTAGGAAATAGCTCTTCCCTGATAGTATCAAAGTTTAAATAA
- a CDS encoding phytoene desaturase family protein: MSSTKPIKPHIQSTKIDTLYPSYDVIVIGAGIAGLICAAFLAKSGKKALLIEQHFIPGGYCTSFKRKGFLFDAAVHHIGGCGKWSVVGRCFKMLGIEMDFYHLDPMDNLIFPTFSIEIPADLDEYLLRLQKRYPHEKDNIKWFFQDFIRLYRATFHNEKSQIIEKYKDMTYGMMLDHFFDDSELKMVLSGQWGYVGLAPSKASAIAMSQMMINYLKDGAFFPKGGTQEFANAIFRKFIDFGGHVMLSSKVKKILKKGPSVNGVKLNDDKEIHSSVVVSNIDARQTFYHLLNDENDVDAVYLKNIEGMKESCSFFLLYLGIGKGIDLNTLKRGFYLSGSNFDSIDSEWMYISVPTSICQALSPQNKQIISIVVYKKEEFYKNVTDWELLKQNIVSSTLERLESYLPDIKKHIEIIEVATPKTLERYTLNTNGAAYGWAVSVDQIWEQRLSPTTPISGLYLAGHWTRPGPGICAVVSSGWSVANLILKNWR, encoded by the coding sequence ATGTCATCGACCAAGCCTATCAAGCCACATATTCAATCCACGAAAATCGATACATTATATCCTTCTTACGATGTAATTGTAATTGGAGCGGGTATCGCAGGCCTTATTTGTGCCGCATTTCTTGCTAAAAGCGGGAAAAAGGCACTTCTTATTGAACAGCATTTTATTCCAGGCGGATATTGTACTTCGTTTAAAAGAAAAGGATTTCTTTTTGATGCTGCTGTTCATCACATCGGTGGTTGTGGTAAATGGAGTGTTGTTGGGCGTTGTTTTAAAATGCTCGGGATAGAGATGGATTTTTACCACTTAGATCCCATGGATAATCTGATTTTTCCAACATTCAGCATTGAAATTCCTGCCGACTTAGACGAATATTTATTACGTTTACAGAAAAGGTATCCACATGAAAAGGACAATATTAAGTGGTTCTTTCAAGACTTTATAAGGCTTTATCGTGCTACATTTCATAATGAAAAAAGTCAGATTATAGAAAAATACAAAGACATGACTTATGGAATGATGCTCGATCATTTTTTTGATGATAGTGAGTTAAAGATGGTTCTTTCTGGGCAGTGGGGTTATGTAGGTTTAGCGCCGTCGAAAGCATCTGCGATTGCCATGTCTCAAATGATGATAAATTATCTTAAAGATGGCGCCTTTTTCCCAAAAGGCGGAACGCAAGAGTTTGCAAATGCAATTTTTAGGAAATTTATTGATTTTGGCGGACACGTTATGTTATCATCCAAAGTCAAAAAAATCTTAAAGAAAGGACCCTCCGTTAACGGTGTTAAATTAAATGATGACAAAGAGATACATTCGAGCGTTGTTGTGTCGAATATAGATGCAAGACAGACGTTTTATCATTTGTTGAATGATGAAAATGATGTAGATGCGGTGTACCTTAAAAACATTGAAGGAATGAAGGAAAGCTGTTCTTTTTTTCTCTTGTATCTGGGAATTGGAAAAGGGATAGATTTAAATACTTTAAAAAGAGGATTTTATTTATCCGGCTCAAATTTTGACTCTATTGATAGTGAGTGGATGTATATATCTGTTCCAACCAGTATATGCCAGGCCCTTTCCCCTCAAAATAAACAAATAATCTCCATAGTAGTGTATAAGAAGGAAGAATTTTATAAAAATGTGACGGATTGGGAATTGCTCAAACAAAATATAGTTTCAAGTACTTTGGAGAGACTAGAAAGTTATTTACCTGATATAAAAAAACATATAGAAATAATAGAGGTGGCTACTCCTAAAACCCTGGAGCGTTACACATTAAATACCAATGGGGCAGCTTATGGCTGGGCAGTAAGCGTTGATCAAATATGGGAACAAAGGCTTTCGCCGACAACACCAATTAGCGGCCTTTATTTGGCAGGCCATTGGACAAGACCTGGCCCTGGCATATGTGCTGTTGTTTCTTCGGGATGGAGTGTTGCTAATTTAATTTTGAAGAATTGGAGGTAA